A single window of Alphaproteobacteria bacterium DNA harbors:
- the ilvN gene encoding acetolactate synthase small subunit, with translation MASIFPDKIGSDVIERHTMAVIVDNEPGVLARVVGLFSGRGYNIESLTVTTISEDEQQSRISLVTSGTPMIIDQIKAQLHRLVPVSAVHDLTEEGPYIEREISLIKVAATGEARRESLRIADIFRANVADTTTESFVFEVTGSKEKIDSFTHLMRALGKVEVARSGAVAIARGSEVL, from the coding sequence ATGGCCAGCATTTTTCCAGACAAGATCGGATCAGATGTGATCGAGCGACACACCATGGCCGTTATCGTGGACAATGAACCCGGCGTCCTGGCCCGTGTCGTCGGCCTTTTTTCCGGCCGCGGCTACAATATCGAAAGCCTGACCGTCACGACGATCAGCGAGGACGAACAACAATCCCGCATTTCGCTGGTGACCTCCGGTACGCCGATGATCATCGACCAGATCAAGGCGCAGCTTCACCGGCTGGTGCCGGTCAGCGCCGTGCACGACCTGACCGAGGAGGGCCCGTATATCGAACGGGAGATTTCCCTGATCAAGGTCGCCGCCACGGGCGAGGCGCGGCGCGAATCGTTACGGATCGCGGATATCTTCCGCGCCAACGTCGCCGACACGACAACGGAGTCCTTTGTCTTCGAAGTGACGGGGTCGAAGGAAAAGATCGATTCGTTTACCCACCTGATGCGCGCATTGGGCAAGGTGGAGGTTGCCCGCAGCGGCGCCGTCGCCATTGCCCGGGGGTCCGAGGTCCTTTAA
- a CDS encoding enoyl-CoA hydratase/isomerase family protein: MTEASLEDLVSYQCEDQIATITLHRPEKLNAFNDELVRALDLRLKQFDSDPDANVAIICGEGRAFSSGADVQQRQLRSREEFQKLGGPQGHGASSHDLLVKSVNWKPVIAAPHGYVLGLAVGIVFECDLVVAEEGTKFQITETSRGLGAAKYWGLLDFRGAAAFGTEMALTGRFFAAEEAKEAGLINRIAPKGTYLDVARELAQDVNKNPPLSVRATVRARRWYMHRRSEEMLHMSAPLKLYLSEDFQEAARAFAEKRPAGPFKGR, from the coding sequence ATGACAGAAGCCAGCCTCGAAGACCTCGTATCCTATCAGTGCGAGGACCAGATCGCGACCATCACGCTGCACCGGCCGGAGAAGCTCAACGCCTTCAATGACGAACTCGTCAGGGCGCTGGACCTGCGCCTGAAGCAGTTCGATTCCGACCCGGACGCCAATGTCGCGATCATTTGCGGCGAAGGGCGGGCCTTTTCCAGCGGCGCCGATGTGCAGCAGCGCCAGCTGCGTAGTAGGGAGGAATTCCAGAAACTCGGCGGACCGCAGGGCCATGGCGCCAGCTCCCATGACCTGCTGGTCAAATCGGTCAACTGGAAACCGGTGATCGCGGCGCCGCATGGCTATGTGCTGGGGCTGGCGGTGGGGATTGTCTTCGAATGCGACCTGGTTGTCGCCGAGGAAGGCACGAAGTTCCAGATCACCGAAACCTCGCGCGGACTTGGGGCGGCGAAATACTGGGGGCTGCTCGATTTCCGCGGCGCCGCGGCCTTCGGGACGGAAATGGCGCTGACAGGGCGGTTTTTTGCCGCAGAGGAAGCGAAGGAAGCCGGGCTGATCAACCGTATTGCGCCGAAGGGAACCTATCTGGACGTCGCGCGGGAACTGGCGCAGGACGTTAATAAAAACCCGCCGCTCAGCGTGCGGGCGACGGTGCGGGCGCGGCGCTGGTACATGCACCGGCGCAGCGAGGAAATGCTGCATATGAGTGCGCCGCTGAAGCTCTATCTCAGCGAGGATTTTCAGGAGGCCGCCAGGGCCTTCGCCGAAAAACGCCCGGCGGGTCCGTTCAAGGGGCGCTGA
- the ilvC gene encoding ketol-acid reductoisomerase: protein MRVYYDRDADVNLIKGKKVVIVGYGSQGHAHAMNLRDSGVKDVAVALRPGSGSAKKAEGAGFKVMTAADAAKWGDVVMVLAPDEIQRDLYATELGPNLRSGAAIAFAHGLSIHFNLIEPRTDIDVFMIAPKGPGHTVRSEYQRGAGVPCLIAVNQDASGNAHDIGLSYASAIGGGRAGIIETTFKEECETDLFGEQAVLCGGLTSLIQAGYETLVEAGYAPEMAYFECVHEVKLIVDLIYEGGLANMRYSVSNTAEFGDYESGPRVITEDTKKAMKGILADIQQGKFVSNWMSECGAGQPRLKAERRLSSEHSLEEVGARLRGMMPWIAQNALVDKSKN, encoded by the coding sequence ATGCGCGTTTATTATGATCGTGATGCCGACGTCAACCTGATCAAGGGAAAGAAAGTCGTTATTGTCGGCTATGGCAGCCAGGGTCATGCCCACGCGATGAATCTGCGCGACAGCGGCGTCAAGGATGTTGCCGTGGCGCTTCGCCCGGGCTCCGGCTCGGCCAAGAAGGCAGAGGGTGCGGGGTTCAAGGTGATGACCGCCGCCGATGCCGCCAAATGGGGCGACGTCGTGATGGTGCTGGCGCCGGATGAAATCCAGCGCGACCTGTATGCAACCGAACTGGGCCCCAACCTGCGGTCAGGTGCGGCCATTGCGTTTGCGCATGGCCTGTCAATTCATTTCAACCTCATCGAACCGCGCACGGATATCGACGTCTTCATGATCGCGCCGAAGGGCCCCGGTCATACCGTCCGCTCCGAATACCAGCGCGGCGCGGGGGTTCCCTGCCTGATCGCGGTGAACCAGGATGCGTCCGGCAACGCCCACGATATCGGCCTGTCCTATGCCAGCGCCATCGGCGGCGGCCGCGCCGGCATTATCGAGACGACCTTCAAGGAAGAATGCGAAACCGACCTGTTCGGCGAACAGGCCGTACTGTGCGGCGGACTGACATCGCTGATCCAGGCGGGCTACGAAACCCTGGTCGAAGCCGGCTATGCACCGGAAATGGCCTATTTCGAGTGCGTTCACGAAGTGAAGCTGATCGTCGACCTGATCTATGAAGGCGGCCTCGCGAACATGCGCTACTCGGTCTCCAATACGGCGGAATTCGGCGATTACGAAAGCGGCCCGCGGGTCATTACCGAAGACACCAAGAAAGCCATGAAGGGCATTCTGGCTGATATCCAGCAGGGCAAGTTCGTTTCCAACTGGATGAGCGAATGCGGCGCCGGCCAGCCGCGGCTCAAGGCGGAACGGCGGCTGTCCAGCGAGCATTCGCTGGAGGAAGTCGGTGCGCGCCTGCGCGGCATGATGCCGTGGATCGCCCAGAACGCGCTGGTCGACAAGTCGAAGAACTGA
- a CDS encoding NIPSNAP family protein, whose amino-acid sequence MIYELRVYHCISGRLPALLKRFDTITLKIWERHGIKQAGFWTVLVGDSNQDLYYMLEWESLADREKKWNAFQADPEWHTKRAETEKDGAIVASVSNSFLQPTAFSSVK is encoded by the coding sequence ATGATTTACGAATTGCGGGTCTATCACTGCATTTCCGGCCGGTTGCCGGCGCTGTTGAAGCGTTTCGACACGATCACGTTGAAAATCTGGGAACGGCACGGCATCAAGCAGGCCGGTTTCTGGACCGTGCTGGTCGGCGATTCCAACCAGGACCTTTATTACATGCTGGAATGGGAATCGCTGGCGGATCGCGAAAAGAAATGGAACGCCTTTCAGGCCGATCCGGAATGGCACACAAAACGCGCGGAAACGGAAAAGGACGGCGCCATCGTGGCCAGCGTGTCCAATTCGTTCCTGCAGCCGACGGCGTTCTCGTCGGTCAAATAG
- a CDS encoding glucose 1-dehydrogenase has product MILKDKVALITGSGNGIGAAIAEAMAEAGATIVAADIDFDAARRIAEKAAGYQVKTLPVAVDVREVASINAMIATTVAEFGRLDVIVNNAGVTRRAYIMDLTEDDWDRIHTVNARGVFFCLQGAARVMIEQGGGRIINIASIAGRGYLNTSNAAYAASKGAVISLTKTAAQQLGRYNININAICPGVTNTPMGDAIAEIKAKEQGVSVAEARQNALKTIPIGRANEPADIAAMAVFLASPGARNITAQAYNVDGGLVPC; this is encoded by the coding sequence ATGATTCTGAAAGACAAGGTGGCGCTGATCACCGGATCGGGTAACGGCATCGGCGCGGCGATCGCCGAAGCCATGGCCGAAGCCGGCGCAACCATCGTCGCGGCCGATATCGATTTCGACGCGGCCCGGCGCATCGCCGAAAAAGCCGCCGGTTATCAGGTCAAAACCCTGCCGGTGGCGGTTGATGTCCGCGAAGTCGCGTCGATCAACGCGATGATCGCAACGACCGTCGCGGAATTCGGCAGGCTGGACGTCATCGTCAACAATGCCGGTGTTACGCGCCGCGCCTATATCATGGACCTGACGGAGGACGACTGGGACCGCATCCACACGGTGAATGCGCGGGGGGTGTTTTTCTGCCTGCAAGGCGCGGCGCGCGTGATGATCGAACAGGGCGGCGGCCGCATCATCAATATCGCGTCAATCGCCGGGCGCGGTTATCTCAACACATCCAACGCCGCCTACGCCGCCAGCAAGGGCGCCGTGATCTCGTTGACCAAGACGGCGGCGCAACAGCTCGGCCGCTACAATATCAATATCAACGCGATCTGCCCCGGCGTGACCAACACGCCGATGGGTGACGCCATCGCCGAAATCAAGGCGAAGGAGCAGGGCGTATCCGTGGCGGAAGCGCGGCAGAATGCACTGAAAACGATCCCGATCGGACGCGCCAACGAACCTGCGGACATTGCCGCGATGGCGGTTTTTCTGGCCTCGCCCGGCGCGCGGAATATTACCGCCCAAGCCTATAACGTCGATGGCGGCCTGGTCCCCTGCTGA
- a CDS encoding glycerophosphodiester phosphodiesterase family protein encodes MLRAIFIAATLAILTPGATGATAAEIELGPRPYFLIDRMPDGALKNRLLACADRRFERKLFSIGHRGAPLMFPEHTVESHRAAARMGAGILECDVTFTKDRELVCRHAQNDLHATTNILATPLAQKCTKPFAASFFGMPAAAECRTSDITLAEFRTLTGKMDAANRQATDVHDYMNGTANWRTDLYASSAGTLLTHAESIRLIRSLGAKFTPELKAPAVKMPFDGFTQEDYAQKMIDEYKEAGVPPEDVWPQSFNLDDVLYWIRNEPEFGRQAVYLDNRYDTAAGFDPMKPETFDPSMTALKQMGVNYIGPPIWMLVTLEDGRIVPSPYARKARAAGLNIVTWTLERSGPLGSGGGWYYQSIREAVKSDGATFELIHVLAQDVGIKGVFSDWPATVTYYANCLGLD; translated from the coding sequence ATGCTGAGAGCCATATTCATTGCCGCCACGCTTGCCATTCTGACGCCGGGCGCGACCGGCGCGACAGCCGCCGAAATCGAACTTGGCCCGCGACCCTATTTCCTGATCGACCGGATGCCGGACGGCGCCCTGAAAAACAGGCTGCTGGCCTGCGCGGACAGGCGTTTCGAGCGGAAACTCTTTTCCATCGGACACCGGGGTGCGCCCCTGATGTTTCCCGAACACACCGTGGAATCCCACAGGGCGGCCGCGCGGATGGGTGCGGGCATACTCGAATGCGACGTTACCTTCACGAAGGACCGGGAACTCGTCTGCCGCCACGCGCAGAACGACCTTCACGCCACGACGAATATCCTGGCGACGCCACTGGCGCAGAAATGCACGAAACCCTTCGCCGCCTCTTTTTTCGGCATGCCTGCAGCCGCGGAGTGCCGGACCAGCGACATCACGCTGGCGGAGTTCCGCACGCTGACAGGCAAGATGGATGCCGCCAACAGACAGGCGACCGATGTCCATGATTACATGAACGGTACGGCAAACTGGCGTACCGATCTTTACGCATCCAGTGCCGGCACGCTGCTGACCCACGCGGAGTCGATCCGGCTGATCCGGTCGCTTGGCGCGAAATTCACACCGGAACTGAAAGCGCCTGCGGTGAAGATGCCTTTTGACGGCTTTACGCAGGAAGACTACGCCCAGAAGATGATCGACGAATACAAGGAAGCCGGGGTGCCGCCCGAAGATGTATGGCCGCAATCTTTCAATCTGGATGACGTGCTGTACTGGATCCGCAACGAACCCGAGTTCGGCAGGCAGGCGGTCTATCTGGACAACCGGTACGATACCGCCGCGGGTTTCGACCCGATGAAGCCTGAAACCTTCGATCCGTCCATGACGGCCCTGAAACAGATGGGCGTCAATTACATCGGCCCGCCGATCTGGATGCTGGTCACCCTTGAAGACGGAAGGATTGTTCCCTCCCCCTATGCAAGGAAAGCCAGGGCCGCCGGGCTCAACATCGTCACCTGGACACTGGAGCGGTCCGGACCGCTGGGAAGCGGGGGCGGCTGGTATTACCAGTCGATCCGGGAAGCCGTGAAGTCCGACGGCGCCACGTTCGAACTGATCCATGTGCTGGCGCAGGACGTGGGCATAAAAGGCGTGTTCTCCGACTGGCCCGCGACGGTAACCTATTACGCCAACTGCCTGGGTCTGGACTGA
- a CDS encoding glutathionylspermidine synthase family protein: protein MQRISITERDDWKSQAEALGFSFHTMYGAAYWDETACYRFSLKQIEDDIEDPSGEIEKMCFQVVERAIASEEIMAKLAIPEGFRDYVRNSWLNRERNLYGRLDLSYGGNGPAKLLEYNADTPTSLYESAAFQWLWLEQAMARDIVPTGCDQYNSIHERLIEAFSNFGIEGRLHLASCRDTPEDEGTVRYIEECAMQAGLETAFLHMEDIGIDAAGHFTDLDDMGIATLFKLYPWEWIMTEDFGQSVPGSGVTFIEPAWKAILANKGLLPLLWEMFEGHPNLLPAFFADDPRAGSLEGGYVRKPLFSREGGNIEMVRPGTETLTVDGPYGDEGFIVQALHPLPVFEGNHTVIGSWLVASQPCGIGIREDDSPITRDSSRFLPHVIRD from the coding sequence ATGCAGCGGATATCCATTACGGAACGGGACGACTGGAAGTCGCAGGCCGAGGCCCTCGGCTTCAGTTTCCACACCATGTACGGCGCCGCCTACTGGGACGAAACCGCCTGCTACCGGTTCAGCCTGAAACAGATCGAAGACGATATCGAAGACCCCAGCGGGGAAATCGAAAAGATGTGCTTCCAGGTGGTCGAGCGCGCCATCGCAAGCGAAGAGATCATGGCGAAGCTGGCGATTCCCGAGGGTTTCCGGGACTATGTCCGCAACAGCTGGCTGAACCGGGAACGCAACCTGTATGGACGGCTGGACCTGTCCTATGGCGGCAACGGACCGGCGAAACTTCTGGAATACAACGCCGACACGCCGACCTCCCTGTATGAAAGCGCCGCCTTTCAGTGGCTCTGGCTGGAACAGGCCATGGCGCGCGATATCGTCCCCACCGGGTGCGACCAGTACAATTCCATCCACGAACGCCTGATCGAGGCCTTCAGCAATTTCGGTATCGAAGGGCGTCTGCATCTGGCGTCCTGCAGGGACACCCCCGAAGACGAAGGCACCGTCCGCTATATCGAGGAATGCGCGATGCAGGCGGGGCTGGAAACGGCGTTCCTGCACATGGAAGACATCGGCATCGACGCCGCCGGCCATTTCACGGACCTGGACGACATGGGCATCGCCACCCTGTTCAAGCTGTACCCGTGGGAATGGATCATGACCGAGGATTTCGGCCAATCCGTCCCCGGCAGCGGCGTCACCTTCATCGAACCGGCCTGGAAGGCAATCCTGGCGAACAAGGGCCTGCTGCCGCTGTTGTGGGAGATGTTCGAAGGACATCCGAACCTGCTGCCCGCCTTTTTCGCGGACGATCCGCGCGCCGGCAGTCTGGAAGGCGGCTATGTGCGCAAGCCGTTGTTTTCCCGCGAGGGCGGCAATATCGAAATGGTCCGGCCCGGCACGGAAACATTGACCGTCGACGGACCCTATGGCGACGAGGGATTCATTGTGCAGGCCCTGCATCCGCTCCCGGTTTTCGAGGGAAATCATACCGTCATCGGGTCATGGCTGGTCGCCAGCCAGCCCTGCGGAATCGGCATCCGGGAAGACGATTCGCCGATAACCAGGGACAGCTCGCGCTTCCTGCCGCATGTGATCCGGGACTGA
- the miaA gene encoding tRNA (adenosine(37)-N6)-dimethylallyltransferase MiaA, giving the protein MTSRGEAPVLIVAGPTASGKSALALAVAREFDGVVINADSMQVYRELRILTARPDPKAEARVPHRLYGVLSVRDTCSAARWRDMAVAEITSAHNAGRLPVICGGTGLYLRALTGGLSPIPEIPDPVRKSIRGRFARDGLRSSFAALEAVDPVTAARLSRGDSQRITRALEVYEATGRPLSEWQAIPAAGPPPELRFATILLQPPRAELYAACDARLEAMIAEGVLAEVAALRRSEIDPALPAMKALGVPDFLRHLAGEITLDEAIAAAQQATRRYAKRQSTWFANQIIAEVSFPTKYSEKLSDKIFSFIRQNLLTPAT; this is encoded by the coding sequence ATGACGTCCCGTGGAGAGGCGCCTGTTCTGATCGTCGCCGGACCCACCGCGAGTGGAAAATCGGCGCTGGCGCTGGCGGTCGCACGGGAATTCGACGGCGTCGTCATCAATGCCGACAGCATGCAGGTCTACCGGGAATTGCGGATTCTCACGGCGCGACCTGACCCCAAAGCCGAGGCCCGCGTGCCACACCGGCTGTACGGCGTGCTGTCGGTGCGCGACACCTGTTCGGCGGCGCGATGGCGCGACATGGCGGTCGCAGAAATCACATCGGCCCACAATGCAGGCAGGCTGCCCGTCATCTGCGGCGGCACGGGGCTGTATCTGCGCGCGCTGACCGGCGGACTGTCCCCCATACCGGAAATCCCCGATCCGGTCCGCAAATCCATAAGGGGGCGGTTCGCACGGGATGGGCTGCGGTCCTCATTTGCCGCACTCGAAGCGGTCGATCCGGTCACCGCGGCCAGGCTGTCGCGCGGTGACAGCCAGCGCATCACCCGGGCGCTGGAGGTATATGAAGCGACGGGTCGGCCGCTATCCGAGTGGCAGGCAATCCCGGCGGCGGGCCCGCCGCCGGAGCTGCGGTTTGCGACGATCCTGCTGCAGCCGCCCCGCGCCGAATTATACGCGGCATGCGACGCGCGGCTGGAAGCCATGATAGCCGAAGGCGTCCTGGCCGAGGTCGCGGCGCTGCGCCGGTCGGAGATCGACCCGGCGCTGCCCGCAATGAAGGCGCTCGGCGTACCGGACTTCCTGCGCCACCTTGCCGGCGAGATTACGCTCGACGAAGCGATTGCCGCTGCGCAGCAGGCAACCCGACGCTACGCAAAACGGCAATCAACTTGGTTCGCCAATCAGATTATTGCTGAAGTATCGTTTCCAACGAAATATTCGGAAAAATTAAGCGATAAAATCTTTTCATTTATTCGCCAAAACCTATTGACCCCCGCAACATGA
- a CDS encoding DUF1190 domain-containing protein, producing MKRSRSLKLALMGASALSLAACDNPENVAVFESVEQCQNEAGFDRETCEANFKQAAAEHIRVAPKYTSAADCEADFGAAQCEIAPQTTQDGGSVFMPLMMGYMMGSMLANNSRVATQPLYRSNDDRGSFRTGDNQKVAGKTGLTQVPAQVAKAPTTKTTTIRRNGFGASARAFTGGSRSFGG from the coding sequence ATGAAACGATCGAGATCCCTGAAGCTGGCCCTGATGGGCGCAAGCGCCCTGAGTCTGGCAGCCTGCGACAATCCGGAAAACGTGGCGGTTTTCGAAAGTGTCGAGCAATGCCAGAACGAGGCCGGGTTCGACCGCGAGACCTGCGAGGCCAATTTCAAACAGGCGGCGGCGGAGCATATCCGCGTGGCGCCCAAATACACATCCGCCGCCGATTGCGAGGCGGATTTCGGCGCGGCGCAATGCGAGATCGCCCCGCAGACGACGCAGGATGGCGGGTCCGTCTTCATGCCGCTGATGATGGGCTACATGATGGGCAGCATGTTGGCCAACAACTCGCGTGTCGCCACACAGCCGCTGTACCGGTCGAACGACGACCGCGGCAGCTTCCGCACGGGCGACAACCAGAAGGTTGCCGGGAAGACCGGCCTCACTCAGGTACCGGCGCAGGTGGCCAAGGCGCCGACCACGAAGACCACCACGATCCGCCGCAACGGTTTCGGCGCGTCCGCCCGCGCGTTCACGGGAGGGTCCCGCAGCTTCGGCGGCTGA
- a CDS encoding acetolactate synthase 3 large subunit, which translates to MASEKMTGAEIVIKSLVDLGVEVVFGYPGGAVLPIYDALFQQNRIRHILVRQEGGAVHAAEGYARSTGKVGVVLVTSGPGATNAVTGLTDALMDSIPILCLTGQVPTHLIGNDAFQECDTTGITRPCTKHNYLVKDVDRLGSIMHEAFHVASTGRPGPVVIDLPKDIQFAEGNYELPEKVEHRTYRPQIKGAPQAIEKAAALLAGAKKPIIYAGGGVINSGPRASELLTKFVRTTGFPCTLTLMGLGAFPSKDRQFLGMLGMHGTYEANMAMHGCDVMICVGARFDDRVTGRLDAFAPDAKIIHIDIDPSSINKNVAVDVPIIGDVASVLEDMLAIWQARNHHADGKALDTWWDTINGWRSIKSLSYEHSDKVIKPQYAIERLYQATQKLDRETFITTEVGQHQMWAAQHFHFEKPNHWMTSGGLGTMGYGLPAAVGVQLAHPDALVVDIAGEASTMMNIQELATAIQYRLPIKIFILNNEYMGMVRQWQELLHGGRYSETYSEALPDFVKLAEAFGGVGLRAENPGQLDNVIDEMIGTPRPIIADICVDQAENVFPMIPSGAAHNDMLLNTADKNANPVSKDGMVLV; encoded by the coding sequence ATGGCTAGCGAAAAAATGACCGGAGCGGAAATCGTCATCAAGTCCCTGGTGGACCTGGGTGTCGAAGTCGTATTCGGTTATCCCGGCGGTGCCGTGCTGCCGATTTATGACGCGCTTTTCCAGCAGAACCGCATCCGTCACATTCTCGTTCGCCAGGAAGGCGGCGCCGTCCATGCGGCGGAAGGCTATGCCCGTTCGACCGGCAAGGTCGGCGTCGTGCTGGTGACGTCCGGCCCGGGCGCGACCAACGCGGTGACCGGGTTGACCGACGCGCTGATGGATTCGATCCCGATCCTGTGCCTGACCGGCCAGGTGCCAACGCACCTTATCGGCAATGACGCCTTCCAGGAATGCGACACCACCGGCATCACCCGTCCCTGCACCAAGCATAATTACCTGGTGAAGGACGTCGACAGGCTGGGCAGCATCATGCACGAGGCCTTCCACGTGGCGTCAACCGGGCGTCCCGGGCCGGTCGTTATCGACCTGCCGAAGGACATCCAGTTCGCCGAAGGCAATTACGAGTTGCCCGAAAAGGTCGAGCACCGGACCTACAGGCCGCAGATCAAGGGTGCGCCGCAGGCCATTGAGAAGGCGGCGGCATTGTTGGCCGGAGCGAAAAAGCCGATCATATATGCCGGCGGCGGGGTCATCAATTCCGGCCCGCGCGCCAGCGAACTGCTGACCAAATTCGTCCGCACCACAGGCTTTCCGTGCACCCTGACGCTGATGGGCCTCGGCGCCTTTCCGAGCAAGGACAGGCAGTTCCTCGGCATGCTGGGGATGCACGGCACCTACGAAGCCAATATGGCGATGCATGGCTGCGACGTGATGATCTGCGTCGGCGCGCGCTTCGACGACCGGGTCACCGGGCGACTGGACGCCTTCGCGCCGGACGCGAAGATCATCCACATCGATATCGACCCGTCCTCCATCAACAAGAATGTGGCGGTCGATGTGCCGATCATCGGCGATGTCGCTTCGGTGCTGGAAGACATGCTCGCGATCTGGCAGGCCAGGAACCACCACGCCGACGGCAAGGCCCTGGATACCTGGTGGGATACGATCAACGGCTGGCGGTCGATCAAGTCTCTGAGCTACGAGCATTCCGACAAGGTCATCAAGCCGCAATACGCCATCGAACGGCTGTACCAGGCAACGCAGAAGCTGGACCGCGAAACCTTCATCACGACCGAAGTCGGCCAGCACCAGATGTGGGCCGCGCAGCATTTCCATTTCGAGAAACCGAACCACTGGATGACCTCCGGCGGGCTGGGCACGATGGGATACGGCCTGCCGGCGGCGGTCGGCGTGCAACTGGCGCATCCCGATGCGCTGGTCGTCGATATCGCCGGCGAGGCGTCGACGATGATGAACATCCAGGAACTGGCGACGGCGATACAGTACCGGCTGCCGATCAAGATATTCATCCTTAACAACGAATACATGGGCATGGTCCGGCAATGGCAGGAACTGCTGCATGGCGGGCGCTATTCGGAAACCTATTCCGAAGCGCTGCCGGATTTCGTCAAGCTGGCGGAGGCCTTCGGCGGCGTCGGGCTGCGGGCGGAAAACCCGGGGCAACTGGACAACGTCATCGACGAGATGATCGGTACGCCGCGCCCCATCATCGCCGATATCTGCGTCGACCAGGCGGAAAACGTCTTTCCGATGATCCCGTCGGGCGCGGCGCATAACGACATGCTGCTGAATACCGCGGACAAGAACGCCAATCCTGTCTCCAAAGACGGCATGGTGCTGGTCTGA
- a CDS encoding peroxiredoxin: MPMIAEGAKAPAFTMTNQDGAAVSLDKFAGKYVLLWWYPKADTPGUTVEGNGFRDRIQEFNDCNAVILGVSFDSPDANRAFREKFDFPYDLLSDTGKSASVAYGAAAGTDAEKATRVSVLIGPDGNIVKAYAKVTPAEHPDQVMADIKSLG, encoded by the coding sequence ATGCCGATGATAGCGGAAGGGGCAAAGGCGCCTGCCTTTACCATGACCAACCAGGACGGAGCCGCAGTATCGCTGGACAAATTTGCCGGCAAATACGTGCTTCTGTGGTGGTATCCAAAAGCCGACACACCCGGCTGAACTGTTGAAGGCAACGGGTTCCGTGATCGAATCCAGGAATTCAACGACTGCAATGCCGTCATTCTGGGCGTCAGCTTCGATTCACCGGACGCGAACCGCGCGTTCCGGGAAAAGTTCGACTTTCCATACGACCTGTTGAGCGACACCGGGAAATCCGCCTCCGTCGCCTATGGCGCGGCGGCCGGAACCGACGCCGAAAAGGCGACCCGGGTGTCGGTGCTGATCGGACCGGACGGGAACATTGTTAAAGCATACGCCAAGGTAACACCGGCCGAACATCCCGATCAGGTCATGGCGGATATAAAAAGTCTCGGCTGA
- a CDS encoding PEP-CTERM sorting domain-containing protein encodes MLTAVGIVFAAGSAQAVVSFDDDVTSNAIFGSGNDNGSFTVDQDNGIELGLRGKLRFNESNLPENTFNSNGDGTYTFFAGTPPTGFGFAPNAPTTPVWNFEWSINSNFDSSGDALDQFFYRLSLDFDPSAGTNFLSFDPINVIFADHSIGTNATAAGAGTEAADATEYAGLIANNNLAQNSWNMEFFNDFPFDTFDPNALGTYTFLLEAFDGDPDDQQSPPNLLASTEIDIIVTSVPEPGTLSLLGLGLIGLGIAARRRRKD; translated from the coding sequence ATGCTTACAGCCGTCGGGATCGTGTTCGCGGCCGGGTCGGCACAGGCTGTGGTTTCATTCGACGACGATGTAACCAGTAACGCGATCTTCGGTAGCGGAAACGATAATGGCTCGTTTACGGTCGATCAGGACAACGGCATTGAACTCGGTCTGCGCGGCAAGCTGCGCTTCAACGAGAGCAACCTGCCGGAAAATACGTTTAACAGCAACGGCGACGGCACTTACACGTTCTTCGCCGGCACACCGCCGACGGGTTTCGGCTTCGCGCCGAATGCGCCGACGACGCCGGTCTGGAACTTCGAGTGGTCGATCAATTCCAATTTCGACTCATCGGGTGACGCTCTCGACCAGTTTTTCTATCGTTTAAGCCTCGATTTCGATCCTTCCGCAGGAACGAATTTTCTGTCATTCGATCCGATAAACGTGATCTTTGCCGATCATTCCATTGGTACCAACGCAACGGCTGCCGGTGCGGGTACGGAAGCGGCGGATGCCACGGAATATGCCGGCCTGATCGCCAACAACAACCTGGCGCAGAATTCCTGGAACATGGAATTCTTCAATGACTTCCCGTTCGATACCTTCGACCCGAATGCGCTTGGCACGTATACGTTTCTGCTCGAGGCTTTTGACGGCGATCCGGACGATCAACAGTCACCGCCGAATCTGTTGGCCAGTACGGAAATCGATATTATTGTTACCTCCGTTCCGGAACCGGGCACATTGTCGCTGCTCGGGCTGGGTCTGATCGGTCTCGGTATCGCCGCACGGCGTCGCCGCAAGGACTGA